The Gemmatimonadota bacterium genome has a segment encoding these proteins:
- a CDS encoding phosphotransferase — protein sequence MSSATTRPVDPAHAFELERVVAWLRQEVGPCEGPVQVAQFAGGQSNPTFLLTASAGQYVLRRKPAGPTLRTAHAVDREFRVTRALHAAGFPVARPLALCDDPSVIGTPFFVMEYVEGTIHWDPRLPRVPAAGRRVMFAEMASVLARLHAIDIDGAGLGDFGRRDGYFARQVARWSEQYLASRTRDIPAMDALVHWLRDHQPRESGRSAILHGDFRLDNLIFDPDAPVVRAVIDWELSTLGDPLADLSYQCMVWHLPEGAFGSLRGVDLVREGLPDEAEYLAMYSERTGLKRPDDWDVAIVYNLFRLAAILEGVARRAIDGNASSARATEMGRLVEPIADGAWALARSV from the coding sequence ATGAGCTCGGCGACAACTCGTCCGGTGGATCCGGCCCACGCGTTTGAGCTGGAGCGCGTGGTGGCGTGGCTGCGCCAGGAGGTCGGTCCGTGCGAAGGGCCTGTCCAAGTCGCGCAGTTCGCGGGTGGTCAGTCGAACCCGACCTTCCTGCTCACCGCGTCCGCGGGGCAGTACGTCCTGCGCCGCAAGCCCGCCGGGCCCACCCTGCGCACGGCGCACGCCGTCGACCGCGAATTCCGCGTCACCCGAGCGCTGCACGCCGCTGGATTCCCGGTCGCACGGCCGTTGGCCCTCTGCGACGACCCGTCGGTGATCGGCACGCCGTTTTTCGTGATGGAGTACGTCGAGGGGACCATCCACTGGGATCCGCGGTTGCCGCGCGTGCCTGCCGCCGGCCGTCGCGTGATGTTCGCCGAAATGGCCAGCGTCCTCGCCCGGCTCCACGCAATCGACATCGACGGCGCGGGCCTTGGGGACTTCGGCCGTCGCGACGGCTACTTCGCGCGGCAGGTCGCCCGGTGGTCCGAGCAGTACCTGGCCTCACGCACGCGCGACATCCCGGCGATGGATGCCCTCGTCCATTGGCTGCGGGACCACCAACCGCGCGAGTCCGGCCGGTCGGCGATCCTGCACGGCGACTTCCGGCTCGACAACCTGATCTTTGATCCCGACGCCCCAGTGGTGCGCGCGGTGATTGACTGGGAGCTGTCCACGTTAGGCGACCCGCTGGCGGACCTGAGCTACCAGTGCATGGTCTGGCACCTCCCGGAAGGGGCCTTCGGAAGCCTGCGCGGCGTGGACCTCGTGCGCGAGGGGCTCCCGGACGAGGCCGAATACCTGGCGATGTACAGCGAGCGCACCGGGCTCAAACGTCCCGATGACTGGGACGTCGCGATCGTGTACAACCTCTTTCGCCTGGCGGCGATCCTCGAGGGGGTCGCTCGGCGTGCCATCGATGGGAATGCGTCCAGTGCACGTGCGACGGAGATGGGACGCCTGGTCGAACCGATCGCGGACGGCGCCTGGGCCCTGGCCCGTTCCGTGTAA
- a CDS encoding deoxyhypusine synthase — MAASRFLRGQRIMPRKITGKERVVDLIEGTYLAYNAGRLREGCQLFADKMLERDVTIGLTMTGALTPAGLGMAAVIPLIEAGFVDWIISTGANLYHDTHFGLGLAMHRGNPSTSDVVLREEGVVRIYDIFFDYDVLLSTDAFFRAIVQGKEFQRTMSSAEFHWLCGKYVAERERKLGIGQKSLLSAAYKCGVPIYTSSPGDSSIGMNVAALSLDGNRCMIDPNADVNETAAIVLGAKRRGGKSAITILGGGSPKNFALQTEPQIQEVLGIDERGHDYFLQITDARPDTGGLSGATPAEAVSWGKIDPDRLPDAVVCYLDSTVALPLLTSYALAKRPKRPLRRLYDQRGALMQALRDEYARSKG; from the coding sequence ATGGCCGCTTCCCGCTTTCTCCGGGGCCAGCGCATCATGCCGCGCAAGATCACGGGCAAGGAGCGCGTCGTTGACCTGATCGAGGGAACGTACCTCGCGTACAACGCCGGACGGCTCCGCGAGGGGTGCCAGTTGTTTGCCGACAAGATGCTCGAGCGCGACGTCACTATCGGCCTCACGATGACGGGGGCGCTGACGCCCGCCGGCCTCGGCATGGCGGCGGTGATCCCGCTCATCGAGGCGGGGTTTGTCGACTGGATCATCTCCACCGGCGCCAACCTGTACCACGACACGCATTTCGGGCTTGGCCTCGCCATGCACCGCGGCAACCCGTCCACCTCAGACGTGGTGCTGCGCGAGGAGGGCGTCGTGCGGATTTACGACATCTTCTTCGACTACGACGTGCTCCTGTCCACCGACGCGTTCTTTCGCGCCATCGTGCAGGGCAAGGAATTCCAGCGCACGATGTCCAGCGCGGAGTTCCACTGGCTCTGCGGCAAGTACGTCGCCGAGCGGGAACGCAAGCTGGGGATCGGGCAGAAGTCGCTGCTGAGCGCGGCGTACAAGTGTGGCGTGCCGATCTACACGTCGTCGCCCGGCGACTCGTCGATCGGGATGAACGTCGCCGCGCTCTCCCTGGATGGCAATCGCTGCATGATCGATCCCAACGCCGACGTGAACGAGACGGCGGCAATTGTCCTCGGCGCCAAGCGACGGGGCGGCAAGAGCGCGATCACCATCCTCGGTGGGGGCAGTCCCAAGAACTTCGCCCTCCAGACGGAACCGCAGATCCAGGAAGTCCTCGGCATCGACGAACGAGGGCACGACTACTTCCTGCAGATCACCGACGCGCGCCCCGACACTGGCGGACTGTCGGGCGCGACACCCGCCGAGGCGGTGAGCTGGGGCAAGATTGACCCGGATCGCCTCCCGGACGCCGTGGTCTGTTACCTGGACTCCACGGTCGCTCTCCCGCTCCTGACGTCGTACGCCCTCGCCAAGCGCCCCAAACGCCCGCTGCGCCGCTTGTACGACCAGCGCGGTGCGCTCATGCAGGCGTTGCGGGACGAATACGCGCGATCCAAGGGGTAA
- a CDS encoding serine hydrolase has protein sequence MTRRPSFAAVALALLAASSLGAQSTSFTWPTSTPSKVGINPAVLDSLDKEITAGKYGNIDRMVVIRRGRLVMDKRYPRDYDKIYGDSSRAASSLNNSHDPTGPFNYFNPWWHPTYRRGSLHTLQSVSKTVASAVIGVAVTRGEFPALDTPILTYWDTAAVANLDDRKRRITIRHLLTMTGGFDWNESIPYSDPRNTAGALEASPDWVKFTIDRPMMREPGTQFNYSSGESALLAHIFFRATGVDIEEYAARHLFAPLGITNWHWKRSTSGAIDTEGGLYLEATDLARIWQLWLQGGRWKGTTVVSERWVRESVTPHIATSTRAGAPKYGYKWWLYSNPVQPDAFIWAGSGFGGQFPMAFPDQEMVVVFNAWNISGGPGLPLRAVQERLIRAAK, from the coding sequence ATGACACGCCGACCCTCCTTCGCCGCCGTCGCCCTCGCGCTGCTCGCCGCCTCGTCGCTCGGCGCCCAGTCAACGTCATTCACGTGGCCAACGTCGACCCCGTCGAAGGTCGGTATCAACCCCGCCGTCCTCGACAGCCTCGACAAGGAGATCACGGCGGGGAAGTACGGCAACATTGATCGCATGGTTGTCATTCGGCGCGGTCGTCTCGTGATGGACAAGCGGTATCCACGCGACTACGACAAGATCTACGGCGACTCGTCGCGCGCCGCTTCGTCGCTGAACAACTCGCACGACCCCACTGGGCCCTTCAACTACTTCAATCCGTGGTGGCACCCGACGTATCGACGGGGCTCACTGCACACCCTGCAGTCTGTCTCCAAGACCGTGGCTTCAGCGGTGATCGGGGTGGCGGTCACCCGCGGTGAATTCCCGGCACTCGACACGCCGATCCTCACCTACTGGGATACCGCCGCCGTCGCGAACCTCGACGATCGCAAGCGGCGCATCACCATCCGCCACTTGCTCACGATGACGGGCGGATTCGACTGGAACGAAAGCATTCCGTATAGCGATCCGCGCAACACGGCGGGCGCGCTCGAGGCCAGCCCGGACTGGGTCAAGTTCACCATCGACCGGCCGATGATGCGCGAGCCGGGAACACAGTTCAACTACAGCAGCGGCGAGAGCGCGTTGCTCGCGCACATCTTCTTCCGCGCCACCGGCGTCGACATCGAGGAGTACGCGGCGCGCCATCTCTTCGCGCCACTCGGCATCACCAACTGGCACTGGAAGCGCTCGACCTCAGGAGCCATCGACACCGAGGGTGGTTTGTATCTCGAAGCGACCGACCTGGCGCGGATCTGGCAGCTGTGGCTGCAGGGCGGCCGGTGGAAGGGAACGACCGTCGTGTCGGAACGCTGGGTGCGTGAATCCGTGACACCGCACATCGCGACCAGCACGCGCGCCGGCGCGCCGAAGTACGGGTACAAGTGGTGGCTCTACAGCAATCCGGTACAGCCGGACGCGTTCATCTGGGCCGGGTCCGGGTTCGGTGGGCAGTTCCCGATGGCGTTTCCCGACCAGGAGATGGTGGTGGTCTTCAATGCGTGGAACATCAGCGGCGGGCCCGGGCTTCCGCTGCGTGCGGTGCAGGAACGGCTGATCAGGGCGGCGAAGTAG
- a CDS encoding GreA/GreB family elongation factor, protein MLEELKQKLGAEVEKLQHELNVVIPNEIRKAVELGDLRENSEYKAALERQQFVQARLGQLRQRLSKLSSVDMTQIPLDKVGLGSRVVVECQDTKALETYNLVFGDSEQFDEGYVSMASPIGKSLVGKAVGEIAFLKLPARTRRLKILELFTIHAQQG, encoded by the coding sequence ATGCTCGAAGAACTCAAGCAGAAGCTCGGTGCCGAGGTCGAAAAGCTCCAGCACGAGCTCAACGTCGTCATCCCCAACGAGATCCGGAAGGCGGTCGAGCTGGGTGACCTGCGCGAGAACAGCGAGTACAAGGCAGCACTCGAGCGTCAGCAATTCGTCCAGGCGCGGCTGGGCCAGCTCCGGCAACGCCTCTCGAAACTCTCGTCGGTCGACATGACCCAGATCCCGCTCGACAAGGTGGGGCTGGGCTCGCGCGTGGTGGTCGAATGCCAGGACACGAAGGCGCTCGAGACGTACAACCTCGTGTTCGGTGACTCCGAGCAGTTCGATGAGGGGTACGTCTCGATGGCCTCTCCGATCGGCAAATCGCTCGTGGGCAAGGCCGTCGGGGAGATCGCCTTCCTCAAGCTCCCGGCACGCACGCGGCGCCTGAAGATCCTCGAACTTTTCACGATCCACGCCCAGCAGGGGTAG
- a CDS encoding alkaline phosphatase family protein yields MPVIILVADGARPDTLAAAMDRGELPAMSQLRAEGGAHVVTTCWPSVTGMAYAPFLMGMFPGHVGLPGLRWFDRSRRIGRLMGHARSYVGSGMRHVDADLTGDARTAYEMTERRLGALSVIHRGLPWSDRLGFGAAFALRAARTHFRGNVRGWLAIDREIGQAVAHRIRRDRPQFVFAAFTGIDKTSHSEGHDARVVRDAMRIVDDAVAEIRHDAERADTWRDTHLWIVSDHGHSPVRQHDDLAVWMRADGHRVLAHPWTLGGGHDVAVMVSGNAMAHLYLDLAARAPRGWDALRSQWQGTLEALLARPSVDLVIAPLDATRAEVHGRGRGHGTIALEAGWYRYHPVTGDPLGTGAMAASDPTGAWDATRASDYPDVLVQVVSMLRSSRIGDLMVSAARDWDLRAKYEPIPHHSSHGALHRDHMLVPLLLNRPCVAAPRRTVDVLPTAMRALGVSPPTAVDGAVFL; encoded by the coding sequence ATGCCCGTCATCATCCTTGTCGCTGACGGGGCGCGCCCGGACACCCTCGCTGCGGCGATGGACCGCGGCGAGCTCCCGGCCATGTCACAACTCCGCGCCGAGGGAGGCGCGCATGTCGTCACGACGTGCTGGCCCTCGGTGACGGGGATGGCCTACGCTCCCTTTCTCATGGGCATGTTCCCGGGTCACGTGGGACTGCCAGGACTGCGCTGGTTTGACCGATCGCGGCGCATTGGGCGCCTGATGGGTCACGCGCGGAGCTACGTGGGCTCGGGCATGCGCCACGTGGACGCTGACCTGACCGGTGATGCGCGCACGGCGTACGAGATGACGGAGCGTCGGCTTGGCGCGCTGAGTGTGATCCATCGCGGGCTCCCCTGGAGCGACCGGCTCGGCTTCGGGGCAGCGTTCGCCTTGCGGGCGGCCCGCACGCACTTTCGCGGCAACGTGCGTGGCTGGCTCGCGATCGATCGCGAGATCGGACAGGCCGTCGCCCACCGCATTCGTCGGGATCGGCCACAGTTCGTCTTTGCGGCGTTTACCGGCATTGACAAGACATCGCATTCGGAAGGGCACGATGCCCGCGTGGTTCGCGATGCGATGCGCATTGTGGACGATGCCGTGGCCGAGATCCGGCACGACGCCGAGCGCGCGGACACGTGGCGCGACACGCACCTGTGGATTGTGAGCGACCACGGGCACTCCCCAGTGCGGCAACACGACGACCTGGCCGTGTGGATGCGCGCGGACGGTCATCGCGTGCTGGCCCACCCCTGGACCCTGGGTGGCGGGCATGACGTGGCGGTGATGGTGAGCGGCAATGCGATGGCCCACCTGTACCTGGATCTTGCCGCGCGCGCGCCCAGGGGGTGGGACGCCCTGCGCTCCCAGTGGCAGGGCACGCTGGAGGCGTTGTTGGCGCGCCCCTCCGTGGACCTCGTGATCGCCCCGCTGGATGCCACGCGGGCCGAGGTCCACGGCCGGGGCCGCGGCCACGGAACGATCGCGCTCGAGGCGGGGTGGTACCGCTACCACCCCGTGACGGGGGACCCGTTAGGCACCGGGGCCATGGCCGCGAGCGACCCGACGGGCGCCTGGGACGCCACCCGTGCATCCGACTATCCGGACGTTTTGGTCCAGGTCGTGTCCATGCTGCGATCGTCGCGGATCGGCGACCTGATGGTCTCGGCCGCGCGCGACTGGGACCTGCGGGCCAAATACGAGCCGATCCCGCACCATTCGTCGCATGGGGCCCTGCACCGCGATCACATGCTCGTCCCGCTGCTGCTGAATCGCCCATGCGTGGCCGCACCGCGACGGACCGTCGACGTATTGCCGACGGCCATGCGGGCGCTCGGGGTATCCCCACCGACGGCGGTGGACGGAGCCGTCTTCCTGTAA
- a CDS encoding carboxypeptidase regulatory-like domain-containing protein — MRTTSQVLALALLPIGSLTAQSFQGIVVVGAGKSAAQQAKVVLLGKRDRIVDSATTDAFGGFSVRADKAGKYTLLVRRQGFLPVNTESFELPANEVLTDTVHLTGRSAELGVRDALEQSMRRVFGGTVLAGFTRMVGPDSISVLRSRFTTLGDYARAGRMLGVSMPSGVNSSCLRFSGESYCGQLFIDELPVNLRPDQVFMSDVEAVIAIRGMELGQVVMDTRRFDASRFGVVMVYTNRFHLR, encoded by the coding sequence ATGCGCACGACGTCCCAGGTACTCGCACTCGCCCTGCTGCCGATCGGTAGCCTGACCGCCCAGTCTTTCCAGGGCATCGTGGTGGTGGGCGCCGGAAAATCGGCCGCCCAGCAAGCCAAGGTGGTCCTCCTGGGCAAGCGCGACCGCATCGTCGACTCGGCGACCACCGACGCATTTGGCGGCTTCTCCGTCCGCGCCGACAAGGCCGGCAAGTACACCCTGCTCGTTCGTCGGCAGGGGTTCCTGCCGGTCAACACCGAGTCGTTCGAGCTGCCGGCGAACGAAGTGCTGACGGACACCGTGCACCTCACTGGCCGCAGCGCGGAACTTGGCGTGCGTGACGCCCTCGAACAGAGCATGCGACGCGTTTTTGGTGGTACGGTACTGGCCGGGTTCACGAGGATGGTCGGGCCGGATTCGATCTCGGTCCTTCGCTCGCGCTTCACCACCCTTGGGGACTACGCCCGCGCCGGACGCATGCTGGGCGTCTCCATGCCCAGTGGGGTCAACAGCTCCTGCCTGCGCTTCTCGGGCGAGTCATATTGCGGCCAGCTCTTCATCGACGAGCTGCCCGTGAACCTTCGCCCGGACCAGGTTTTCATGTCGGATGTCGAAGCGGTGATCGCCATTCGCGGGATGGAACTGGGGCAGGTGGTCATGGACACTCGCCGCTTTGACGCCAGTCGTTTCGGGGTGGTCATGGTGTACACCAATCGGTTCCACCTCCGATAG
- a CDS encoding acyl-CoA dehydrogenase family protein — translation MDFQPTPRTAELLARLHDFMAAHVYPNEARYRAEVEAGDRWAPVGFVDELRAHARAAGLWNLFLTHSSRGAGLSNVEYAHLAEVMGRVEWASEVFNCAAPDTGNMEVLDRYGTPDQQSRWLTPLLACEIRSAYVMTEPDVASSDATNVALEIRRDGNDYVLNGRKWWATNAADARCALFIVMGRSSTAAPRHQQHSMILVPRNAPGVRIVRTLSVFGYDDAPHGHCEIDFQGVRVPADQMILGEGRGFEIAQGRLGPGRIHHCMRSIGAAERAFEMMVARLQSRVAFGKPVAEQSLWHERIADARCEIDMARLLVLKAAWMMDTVGIKGAQKEIAMIKVVAPRMACRVIDLAIQAHGGGGLSADHPLASMYAGQRSLRIADGPDEVHQRTVARLELRGAR, via the coding sequence ATGGACTTCCAGCCGACACCGCGCACCGCCGAGCTGCTGGCGCGACTTCACGATTTCATGGCCGCGCACGTGTACCCCAACGAAGCGCGATACCGTGCCGAGGTGGAAGCGGGCGACCGGTGGGCGCCGGTAGGATTCGTGGATGAGCTGCGTGCCCACGCCCGCGCGGCGGGCCTCTGGAACCTCTTCCTGACCCACAGCAGCCGCGGCGCCGGGCTGAGTAACGTCGAGTACGCACACCTCGCGGAGGTGATGGGCCGGGTGGAATGGGCCAGCGAGGTGTTCAACTGCGCCGCGCCCGACACCGGCAACATGGAAGTGCTGGATCGCTACGGCACGCCAGACCAACAGTCGCGCTGGCTGACCCCGCTGCTCGCCTGCGAGATCCGCTCGGCCTATGTGATGACCGAGCCCGACGTGGCGTCATCCGACGCGACCAACGTCGCGCTGGAGATCCGTCGCGACGGGAACGATTACGTGCTGAACGGGCGCAAGTGGTGGGCGACGAACGCGGCCGACGCCCGCTGCGCCTTGTTCATCGTGATGGGGCGCAGCAGCACGGCGGCGCCGCGGCACCAGCAGCACTCGATGATCCTCGTGCCGCGGAACGCGCCGGGGGTGCGCATCGTCCGCACGCTCAGCGTGTTTGGCTACGACGACGCCCCGCACGGGCACTGCGAGATCGACTTCCAGGGAGTGCGCGTCCCGGCGGACCAGATGATCCTTGGCGAGGGTCGTGGATTCGAGATCGCGCAGGGGCGGCTCGGCCCCGGGCGGATCCACCACTGCATGCGGTCAATCGGCGCGGCGGAGCGTGCGTTCGAGATGATGGTCGCGCGCTTGCAGTCCCGCGTGGCCTTCGGCAAGCCGGTGGCCGAGCAATCCCTGTGGCATGAGCGGATCGCCGACGCGCGGTGCGAGATCGACATGGCGCGCCTGCTGGTGCTCAAGGCGGCGTGGATGATGGACACCGTGGGGATCAAGGGCGCCCAGAAGGAGATCGCCATGATCAAGGTGGTGGCCCCGCGTATGGCCTGTCGCGTGATCGACCTGGCGATCCAGGCGCACGGGGGCGGCGGGCTGTCGGCGGACCATCCCCTCGCGAGCATGTACGCGGGGCAGCGGTCGCTGCGCATCGCGGATGGGCCGGACGAGGTGCACCAGCGCACCGTGGCCCGCCTGGAGCTGCGCGGGGCGCGTTAG
- a CDS encoding Ig-like domain-containing protein, with amino-acid sequence MLLPFLFLQVAATSPVARVVVTPAKPEMIAGDTLRLRAQALDASGQLVPNARIRFQADGGDFEAEVDSVGLVRSGATGTIPVVVVATVPGARPVVTRVDVRMMPGPAVRVVPSQGALRLAVGQSFHLTAKAFSATNDERQDAVTWRASGAAATIDAAGMVRGVRPGRTRVTAQVGAVARAVEVEVVPQRVARLDVTPGRVDARQGDAIRLQAVARDGAGRTIPGLATSWSFAPGQGVIDQQGSFVAYEPGEYLITGSQGGQTAHAIVRVAPRDVRRPMSVVGRLPRTRFRTEELWLHPDGKHAYLGSGRGGDVMYAIDIANPAAPVVTDSIVTNTRRVNDIMTTPDGKFLVFTREGASDRKNGIVICSLEDPKHPKVISEFTDGVTSGVHSAFIFRQEKFGTHVYLTNDGTGALHVIDITDPYKPREVGQWKTPKAHGDAGRSLHDIDIQDGLLYASWWNDGLVVLDVGNGMKGGSPSSPQLVTQYKYDLNALYRDVEAVGGPGFIRGTHTAWRHKNYVFIADEVFAAKEVQGAKDAAASRAYGRLQVIDVSDMANPKSVAYYEPEYGGVHNVWVTGDTLFMGAYEAGFRAFDISGELRGDLRAQGREIGHVNTADMDGKVQNASRVWGVIYKNGLAWVNDNQNGLWVIRMEPKPKVVP; translated from the coding sequence ATGCTCCTGCCCTTCCTGTTCCTTCAAGTCGCGGCGACGTCTCCCGTCGCGCGTGTCGTGGTCACCCCGGCGAAGCCGGAGATGATCGCGGGGGACACCCTCCGCCTGCGCGCCCAGGCGCTGGATGCCTCGGGGCAGCTGGTGCCTAACGCGCGCATCCGTTTCCAGGCCGATGGCGGAGACTTCGAGGCGGAGGTGGACTCGGTCGGGCTTGTCCGATCCGGAGCCACGGGGACGATCCCCGTTGTTGTCGTGGCGACCGTCCCAGGCGCGCGGCCTGTAGTGACGCGGGTCGACGTCCGCATGATGCCGGGCCCCGCTGTCCGCGTGGTCCCATCGCAGGGAGCCCTGCGGCTGGCCGTGGGGCAATCGTTTCACCTCACGGCGAAGGCCTTCAGCGCGACCAACGACGAGCGGCAGGACGCGGTCACCTGGCGGGCGAGTGGCGCGGCGGCCACCATCGATGCGGCCGGGATGGTGCGTGGGGTGCGCCCGGGAAGGACTCGAGTCACGGCCCAGGTGGGCGCCGTCGCACGCGCCGTCGAGGTCGAGGTGGTGCCCCAGCGCGTCGCACGGCTGGACGTTACGCCCGGCCGGGTCGACGCCCGGCAGGGAGATGCGATCCGCCTGCAGGCCGTGGCGCGTGACGGCGCGGGACGCACCATCCCGGGGCTCGCAACCAGCTGGTCGTTTGCACCAGGCCAGGGGGTCATCGACCAGCAAGGCAGCTTCGTCGCCTACGAGCCCGGGGAGTACCTCATCACGGGCTCGCAGGGAGGCCAGACCGCCCATGCCATCGTGCGCGTCGCGCCACGCGACGTGCGACGGCCCATGTCGGTCGTCGGCCGCTTGCCGCGCACGCGCTTCCGTACCGAAGAACTCTGGCTCCACCCGGACGGCAAGCACGCGTACCTGGGGAGCGGCCGGGGTGGCGACGTGATGTACGCGATTGACATCGCGAATCCCGCGGCGCCCGTCGTCACCGACTCGATCGTGACCAACACGCGGCGCGTCAACGACATCATGACGACGCCGGACGGGAAGTTCCTCGTCTTCACGCGCGAGGGGGCGAGCGACCGGAAGAACGGAATCGTGATCTGCTCGCTGGAAGATCCCAAACACCCAAAGGTCATCAGCGAGTTCACCGACGGGGTGACCTCCGGCGTGCACTCGGCTTTCATCTTTAGGCAAGAGAAGTTCGGCACGCACGTCTACCTGACGAACGACGGCACCGGGGCGCTGCACGTCATCGACATCACGGACCCGTACAAGCCGCGTGAAGTGGGTCAGTGGAAGACCCCCAAGGCCCACGGGGATGCCGGACGGTCCCTGCACGACATCGACATCCAGGACGGGCTGCTCTACGCCTCGTGGTGGAACGACGGGCTCGTCGTGCTCGACGTCGGGAACGGGATGAAGGGGGGCTCGCCCTCCAGTCCGCAGTTGGTGACGCAGTACAAGTACGACCTGAATGCGCTGTACCGCGACGTGGAAGCCGTGGGTGGACCCGGCTTCATCCGGGGCACCCATACGGCCTGGCGCCACAAGAACTACGTCTTCATCGCCGACGAGGTCTTCGCGGCAAAGGAAGTGCAGGGGGCGAAGGATGCGGCCGCCTCACGGGCGTATGGCCGCCTGCAGGTGATCGACGTGAGTGACATGGCCAACCCGAAGTCGGTGGCGTACTACGAGCCCGAGTACGGCGGCGTGCACAACGTGTGGGTGACGGGTGACACGTTGTTCATGGGCGCCTACGAGGCCGGCTTTCGCGCGTTCGACATTTCAGGCGAACTCCGCGGGGATTTGCGGGCGCAAGGACGCGAGATCGGGCACGTGAATACCGCCGACATGGACGGCAAGGTGCAGAATGCGTCTCGGGTCTGGGGCGTGATCTACAAGAACGGGCTCGCCTGGGTGAACGACAACCAGAACGGGTTGTGGGTCATCCGCATGGAGCCGAAGCCGAAGGTCGTGCCGTAA
- a CDS encoding TIGR00730 family Rossman fold protein, translating into MPHVDFTRSDTWRVMRIMSEFIEGFDVFADVEKGVTLFGSARTGPDDPQYQAAQEVARLLAEAGFAIITGAGPGIMEAANKGAKLGHGRSIGCNIELPFEQGANPYVDTLVNFRYFMVRKTMFIKYSNAFIIFPGGFGTLDELFEALTLIQTGKIYQFPVILFGRHYWAGLVRWLQSRVLNERKIAAGDMDLMLVTDDPQEAVQAVVAAYDAQLSAARRRLEHTR; encoded by the coding sequence ATGCCGCACGTCGATTTCACGCGCTCCGACACCTGGCGCGTGATGCGGATCATGTCGGAGTTCATCGAGGGGTTTGATGTCTTCGCCGACGTCGAGAAGGGGGTGACCCTCTTCGGCTCGGCGCGCACCGGCCCCGACGATCCGCAGTACCAGGCCGCGCAGGAAGTGGCGCGCTTGCTGGCCGAGGCGGGCTTCGCGATCATCACGGGCGCGGGCCCAGGCATCATGGAAGCGGCCAACAAGGGTGCCAAGCTTGGCCACGGCCGTTCGATTGGCTGCAACATCGAGTTGCCCTTTGAGCAAGGGGCCAACCCGTACGTGGACACCCTCGTCAACTTCCGCTACTTCATGGTGCGGAAGACGATGTTCATCAAGTACTCGAACGCGTTCATCATCTTCCCCGGCGGCTTCGGCACCCTCGACGAGTTGTTCGAGGCGCTGACGCTCATCCAGACAGGGAAGATTTACCAGTTCCCGGTGATCCTGTTCGGCCGGCACTACTGGGCCGGGCTGGTGCGCTGGCTGCAATCGCGCGTGCTCAACGAGCGCAAGATCGCGGCGGGCGACATGGACCTCATGCTCGTGACGGACGATCCCCAGGAGGCCGTCCAGGCCGTGGTCGCCGCGTACGACGCCCAACTCAGCGCCGCCCGTCGGCGCCTGGAGCACACTCGATGA